One Peptostreptococcus equinus genomic window carries:
- a CDS encoding thiamine diphosphokinase — translation MDRFYTAKKACLVLNGVITDYNKVSTILNDMKYDIIIGVDGGCNHLDKLNIVPNHMVGDMDSIDKEVLDKFINLGVNKKKYPEKKNETDTELAVLLACEEGAVLIDIYGALGGRIDHEIANVLLLKYIAKQNAYSRILSENEEIYLLENDELTIRGKKGNIVSTIPVGGNANGVTLCGLEYPLNEFDMEYSRPRGISNTMLEDVCHINVRDGSLLIVKYDKDA, via the coding sequence ATGGACAGATTTTATACTGCGAAAAAAGCATGTCTTGTGCTTAATGGAGTAATAACAGATTATAATAAAGTTTCTACCATCTTGAATGATATGAAATATGATATTATTATTGGGGTAGATGGTGGATGTAATCATTTGGATAAATTAAATATAGTTCCTAATCATATGGTAGGAGATATGGATTCAATTGATAAGGAAGTTCTAGATAAATTTATCAACTTAGGTGTTAATAAAAAAAAATATCCAGAAAAGAAAAATGAGACTGATACTGAACTTGCAGTATTGTTGGCCTGTGAGGAAGGGGCTGTATTAATTGATATATATGGGGCTCTGGGTGGTAGAATAGATCATGAAATAGCCAATGTACTATTATTGAAATATATAGCTAAACAAAATGCTTATTCAAGAATACTTTCTGAGAACGAAGAAATTTATTTACTTGAAAATGATGAATTGACTATTAGAGGGAAAAAAGGAAATATAGTATCAACTATACCAGTAGGTGGAAATGCAAATGGTGTAACCTTATGTGGGCTTGAATATCCATTGAATGAATTTGACATGGAATACTCTAGACCCAGAGGAATATCAAATACTATGCTAGAGGATGTATGTCACATTAATGTAAGAGACGGTTCTTTACTTATAGTCAAATATGATAAAGATGCTTAA
- the rpe gene encoding ribulose-phosphate 3-epimerase, translating into MKLAPSILSADFSRLLEDCKKVEKAGCEYLHLDVMDGHFVPNITFGPQIIKSIRKDINMVFDAHLMIENPDMYIGDLADAGVDIITVHQEACKHLHRTIQNIKSHNIKAGVVLNPATPVETIKHVLEDIDMVLLMSVNPGFGGQKFIPETLNKIKELKKMIKDRKLDIEIQVDGGVNKDNINMLVQAGADILVAGSAIFGKEDINQAVRGLRNSVKED; encoded by the coding sequence ATGAAATTAGCACCATCTATATTATCAGCAGATTTTTCTAGGTTATTAGAAGACTGCAAGAAAGTTGAAAAAGCAGGTTGCGAGTATCTGCACTTAGATGTTATGGACGGGCATTTTGTACCTAATATTACTTTTGGACCACAAATTATAAAAAGTATAAGAAAAGATATTAATATGGTATTTGATGCACATCTTATGATTGAAAATCCTGATATGTATATAGGCGATTTAGCTGATGCAGGTGTTGATATTATTACTGTACACCAAGAAGCTTGTAAGCATTTACATAGAACAATACAAAATATTAAGTCGCATAATATTAAGGCAGGAGTAGTATTAAATCCGGCAACACCAGTTGAAACAATCAAACATGTTTTAGAAGATATTGATATGGTTCTACTTATGTCAGTAAATCCAGGGTTTGGAGGGCAGAAGTTTATACCAGAAACATTAAATAAGATAAAAGAATTAAAAAAAATGATAAAAGATAGAAAGCTTGATATTGAGATTCAAGTCGATGGTGGGGTAAATAAAGATAATATTAATATGTTAGTTCAAGCTGGAGCGGATATTTTAGTAGCTGGTTCTGCAATTTTTGGTAAAGAAGATATAAACCAAGCGGTAAGAGGGTTAAGAAATTCAGTAAAGGAAGATTAA
- the rsgA gene encoding ribosome small subunit-dependent GTPase A — MLEGIIIKGISSFYYVKVADKIYECKARGLFRKNKITPLVGDKVKITVLDTVELKGVIDEIYPRTSELVRPPIANIEKVMITFAIKAPKPNLTLLDKFIIFSEMENLEIIIVLTKTDLDDNDIRKNIEEEFTNIGYKVISVSAQTGENINKLLNELEDSISVFAGQSGVGKSSILNAIEPKFNLKTAEISQKLGRGKHTTRHAQLYTIGKNAIVADTPGFSSLDITEVDPDLLKEYFIEFRNFDNCRFGNKCIHKNEPECAVKEAVKEGKISKRRYDSYIQILDEIIKSKERYRRK; from the coding sequence ATGTTAGAAGGAATTATAATTAAAGGAATAAGTAGTTTTTATTATGTAAAAGTAGCAGATAAAATTTATGAATGTAAGGCAAGAGGTCTTTTTAGAAAAAATAAAATAACACCTTTGGTTGGTGATAAAGTAAAGATTACGGTTTTAGATACAGTAGAATTAAAGGGAGTAATAGATGAGATTTATCCTAGAACATCTGAACTGGTTAGACCACCAATAGCAAATATAGAAAAAGTTATGATTACCTTTGCAATTAAAGCGCCGAAGCCAAATTTGACTTTGCTTGATAAATTTATAATTTTTTCTGAGATGGAAAATTTAGAAATAATAATAGTTTTAACTAAAACAGATTTAGATGATAATGATATTAGAAAAAATATAGAAGAAGAATTTACAAATATTGGATATAAAGTAATATCAGTAAGTGCACAAACAGGAGAAAATATAAATAAATTATTAAATGAGTTAGAAGATAGTATATCAGTATTTGCAGGTCAATCAGGAGTTGGAAAATCTAGTATTTTAAATGCTATAGAACCAAAATTTAACTTGAAAACTGCAGAAATATCTCAAAAATTAGGAAGAGGTAAGCATACAACAAGACATGCACAACTCTATACTATTGGTAAAAATGCAATTGTAGCAGATACTCCTGGATTTAGTTCTTTAGATATAACGGAAGTGGATCCAGATTTATTAAAGGAATATTTTATAGAATTTAGAAATTTTGATAATTGTAGGTTTGGAAATAAATGTATACATAAAAATGAACCTGAATGTGCAGTAAAAGAGGCTGTAAAAGAAGGAAAAATTTCTAAAAGAAGATATGATAGTTATATACAAATACTTGATGAAATTATTAAATCAAAGGAAAGATACAGGAGGAAATAA
- the ymfI gene encoding elongation factor P 5-aminopentanone reductase, whose amino-acid sequence MDKVALVTGGSRGIGRQICLDLAKEGYRLIINYNKSEDKAKELLDELVYKKYDAHIYKADVSKVDEIASMFKYINEKYKRLDLLINNAGISYEGLVTDMDVEKWDNIMDTNVKSVFICSKEALKIMISQHSGKIINISSMWGICGASCEVAYSTSKAAVNGFTKALAKEVGPCNINVNAIAPGVIMTDMMNDYKAEDIESLKNQTPLMKLGSAKDISNLTIFLASSKADFITGQVFSSNGGFVI is encoded by the coding sequence ATGGACAAAGTTGCTCTGGTAACAGGAGGATCAAGAGGTATTGGCAGACAAATATGTCTAGATCTTGCCAAAGAAGGTTATAGACTGATAATTAACTATAATAAATCTGAAGATAAAGCTAAGGAATTATTAGATGAATTAGTTTATAAAAAGTATGATGCTCATATATATAAGGCTGACGTATCAAAAGTAGATGAAATAGCATCAATGTTTAAATATATAAATGAAAAATATAAAAGGTTAGATTTATTGATAAATAATGCTGGAATATCATATGAAGGTTTAGTTACTGATATGGATGTAGAAAAATGGGATAATATTATGGATACAAATGTAAAGTCTGTTTTTATATGTTCAAAAGAAGCCTTAAAAATAATGATTAGCCAGCATTCAGGAAAAATAATAAATATAAGTTCTATGTGGGGTATATGTGGAGCTTCATGTGAAGTGGCCTATTCTACATCAAAAGCAGCTGTAAATGGTTTTACAAAAGCACTAGCAAAAGAGGTTGGTCCATGTAATATAAATGTAAATGCCATAGCACCAGGTGTAATAATGACAGATATGATGAATGACTATAAGGCAGAAGATATAGAGTCATTAAAGAATCAAACACCACTCATGAAGCTCGGGAGTGCAAAAGATATATCCAATTTAACTATATTTTTAGCATCTAGTAAGGCAGATTTTATAACTGGTCAAGTATTTAGTAGCAATGGGGGCTTTGTTATATAG